The Fundidesulfovibrio putealis DSM 16056 DNA window GTCGGGCTTGACCTTGAGGATGAACTCGTAGTCTGAGATTGCCTCTTCGTAGCGCTGGAGTTCCACCAGGGAGTATGCCCTGTGATAGTGGCCCCCAAGGTTATCTGGATTGAGTTCGAGTGCCTTGGTCCAGAAGAAGAGGGATTTTTCCCAGTTCTCCGTGCGGCTGAAGAGTTCAGCCAACTCAAGCAGGGCTTCCTCATCCTTGGGATTGGCCTGGACCCTGCCCATGAGAGCGGGCACGGCGGCCATCTCGTCGGACTTCATGGATTTCTTGCTCTGCGCCTGACGCTCAAGGGGAACGTTTGCTCCCGTGATGAACGAGGTCAGAAAGATAGCCGTGATGCCCACGGCCATCATGCCCACGACCAATTTGCGCATGGGAAATTCAGCGTATGCAGTCACGGCCTTGGTCCTATTCTTCATGGGTTTCGCCTCCCTGAGCGCGACGCGTGCGCCATGCAAGGAGCGGAAGCAGGCAGATGCCCAGACTCCCGATCCATACCCAGTTCACCATGGGATTTATGGTCACTTTAAGGGGTTGGACGCGCTCTCCTTCAATGTCGTGAATGGTGGCGTAGAGTTCCTCGCCCAGGCTGAACAGGGTGGACACCTCGCTGTTGGGGTGGTCGTAGTTCCGGTAAACACGACGTTGTGGGGTCAATTCGCCCACGCGTTTACCTTCTTTGGACACCTCTATCACAGCTTCATCAATGGCTACCTCAATGCTCTTGGTGTTGCGCAACCCGGTGTATTTGAAGTCATAACCTCCGAATGAGAAGCCCTCACCCGGCGAGAGCGGGATCTCACGGCTCTTCTGGAACGGACCAGAAACCGCCACGCCCAGCACGATCAGGGCGAAAGCCAGATGGGAACCGTGGCTGGACAGGAAAACCCTGGTGCGCACGGCCTTGGGGGTGACGATGGCAAGCATGACGAGAGACACGAGCACGGCGGCTGCCGCGCCGACACCTGCAACGGCCAGCATGGGCTTTATGTCGAGCCAGACGCCGACGCCAACGACGCTTGCCCAGGCGGCCACTGGGATCAATGCAACCTTCGGTTTCCAGAGTCCGCCACGCCAGCCGAGCCATGGGGCCACGGCCAGCAGCATGGCCATGAGAGTGAACAGTGGCAGGCAGATGGTATTGTAGAACGCCTGATTCACTCCCTTGGGCTTGGATTCCCAGAGCTGGCTGATCACCGGCCAGATGGTTCCTAGCAACACGACGACACCCAGTGCGACAAGCAGCCACACCAGCAGCACGATCATGCCCTGTCTGCTTCCCAGGACTGGCAGCGAGGCGGATTGGCCGCGCGGCCTGGCGGAGGCCACGGCCAGGCTCACGGCCACGCCGAAGGAGATTGCCAGGATAAGCGGTCGTCCCACTCCGCCTTCTCCGAAAGCGTGCAGGGATTCCACCACGCCGCTGCGCACCAGATAGGTTGCGAAAAGGCATAGGAGCAGGGTCAGGCAGGCCAGGAAAATGTTGGTTCGCGGCAAGGCTCCGAACCGGCGCTCGATCATTGCGGTGTGCAGAAGCGCCGTGGCTGAAAACCAGGGTATGAGCGAAGCGTTTTCCACCGGGTCCCAGGCCCAGTAGCCGCCCCAGCCCAGTTCCATGTAGGCCCACCAGCCACCCAGCAGGATGCCGGAGGTAAGCAGCGCCCACGAGACCACGTTCCAGTTGTGGGCGGCTTCCACCCAGGACTTGCGTTCTCCGGCCACGGTGGACGCAAGGGCCAGGCAGGCCGGTATGGTGAATCCAGCATAGCCCACGAAAAGAAGCGGGGGATGGAGCACCATGCCGATGTTTCGCAGCAGCGGATTGAGGCCCTTGCCGTCCACGGGAGGGTTGGCAAGCACCACGAAGGGGTTGCTCATGCCAGTCAGCAGCAACAGGAAGAAGGCTTGCAGCGGCAGGAAAAACATCCAGAAGTACAACCGGGTTCTGGGGGCGATTTCCTGATAGGTGTCGGAGAAGAGAAACATCACGCTCGCCAGGCTCATGACCAGGGTCCAGAAGAGCAACGACCCGGCCTGCCCGGCCCAGAATGCGGTGATGGTGTAGAAGATCGGCAAGGTGCTGTCCGTGTACTGGGCGACGTAGTCCAGGGAAAAATCCCTGGATACCAGCGCCTGGAGCAGAATTCCCGATGTGATGGTCACCAGGATGAATGCGGACATGTTCATCCGTTCCAGCCAGGGCACACCCTTCTCATTGCCTGTCCAGGCCTCGACGCAGGCGAGACCGGCTGCCAGTATCGACAGGAGCAAGGCGACGAGCATCGCTCCGTGAGCCGCGAGATACATCCAACCTCCAGGGGAACGGGGCCGAAGCCCCGGACATGATGAAGGCGGGGCGCAACGCGCCCCGCCGGATTCTCAAGCCAAGGACAGAGTTACTGATGCATGCCCATGCCCATGCCGCCATTCATCATGCCGCAGCCCATGCCGCCCATACCCATCCCCATACCCATGCCGCCCATGGCCGGGATGCCTTCCTTGGTCAGCTGGCGCTTCAGGTTCACCTGAGAGTCGAAGAGCTTGGCGTTGAGGTCGTTGATCTCCTTGGTCAGGGCTTGGACCTTCTTGTCGTCAGTGGCTCCGCCGTAGAGCTGGGCGTTGAGTTCGGACTGCTTGGCAAAGAGCTGCTGCTTCAGCTGGACCGTGGCCGCGTTGTGGTCAGCGTAGATCTTCTGCGCAGCGGCCTGCTTCTCCGGGGTCAGGCCCATCATATTCCCGCCCATCATGCCCATTCCCATGCCGGGGCTGCCAGCTCCGTGACCTTGCGCGCTGGCGAATCCAGCAAAACCGAGGACGGCCACCAGGGCCAGCATCAGGGTCAGAGCAGAAATGCGATTACGAGTCTTCATTGAAATTCTCCTTTCTCAGCAGTTAAGGCTTCGCGAAATGAGTTAGCTTCTTTCGTCATCAGCTTTAATCAGGCAAACTGCGTGCCAAATGTTTGTGTTGATACAATATGCTGAGATTGCTGACTATTTATTGGTGTAGGTTGCATGCTTCAAGGTTGGGCTGAACTGTATGTGCAATTTCTGGGCACGGTTTTGCACATTGTGGGTAAAAAGTATCCGTGGGGGTTTTCGCTCACTACCACGCTGACACGCGCCCCCATTATCGGCCTCCTTTGCTGGAGACCATTATAGATCGTGGTCGCACCAATAGCGCCCAGGTCCCGAAAAAGCGAACGAGGCTCCGGCAGTCCAACCCGCTGGGGCCTCCTTTTCGTGGACCCCATCCATCAGGTCTATCTATTTATCATATTGACATTCAAAATTTCAATTTGCCCGGACGGGTTTCTGCCTCTACCCTCCAGCATCTCACCGCAGAGGAGCACCCATGCACATCAGGATCTTCGCACGTTCTCTGGCCTCCCTTGTCGTCGGCCTGCTGCTGTCCCAGGCGGCCCTGGCCGCCCCAAAGGGGGCGACCGTGACCTACACCGTGGCCCCGGCCGTGATCGATGGCTCCAAGACGGCGCAGGTCTGGTTGCCCTATCCGCTCTCCAACGAAAACCAGACCATCACCGGTGTCACGGTGGGGGGGAATTTCACCGCCTCCGCCGTGTACCGGGACGCGAAATCCTCAGCGGTCTTTCTCCATGCCCAGTGGTCGGACCTCAAGGAAAAGCCGGTACTGACCATGCGTTTCCACGTCACGCCGGACTTCAGCAAGGGGTCCAAGTTGAAGAACTCCGGTGAGCCCATACCGGCGGACATCCGCTCCCGCTATCTGGACGAAGCCCCGGAGGGGTATTTTCGGCAGGTGGCAGCAAAGATCACCAGAGGCAGGACGTCCGTTCTGGAAAAGGCCCGAGCTGCGTACGATTGGACGATCGACAACACCTTCCGCGATCCCGAGGTCAAGGGCTGCGGCCTGGGCCTGCCTGGACGGACCATGACTCAGGGCAAGGGGGGCGGCAAATGCGCCGACATCTCCAGCGTCTTCGTGGCCCTGGCCCGGGCGGCCGGGGTACCCGCCCGCGAGGTGGTCGGGCTGCGCCTGGCCGAGCCCAAGGACGGAGAAATCACGAGTGATTTCCACTGCTGGGCCGAATTCTATCTGCCTGGCCACGGCTGGGTGATGGTCGATCCAGCCGACGTGCGCAAGATGATGCTCGTCAACAAACTGGAGCTAAAGGATGCGGAAAACAGGAAATGGCGGGAGTTCTTCTGGAACGGGGACGATCTCTTCCGCATCGTGCTGAACAAGGACTCCCGGGAGGTGGAGCTGACCCCGAGGCAGCACGGGGAAGCGCTCACCTACTTCATGTATCCCTTCGGCCAAGTGGACGGGGAAACCCTCAACTTCTTCGACCCCAAGAAATTCAGCTACAAGGTCGATTTGACGCTCGACCGCTAGGCCGCGTCGACATTCACCTCAGCCAAACAGCGATGGCGGCGAGATGCAGAAAGGAAAGGAATGACGTCGCCAGCTTATCGTATCTGCTTGAAACTCTTCGAAACTGCTTGAGCTTGTTGAACATGCGTTCGATGACGTTTCTTTCTTTGTAAATATAACGATCATATTCTCGTTGTGTTTTTCGCAGACCCCGAGGCGGTATGACTGGCTCTGCGCCCTTCGCCTCAATAGCATCGATTATGGCTTGTGAGTCATATCCTTTGTCAGCAACAATATGTTCCGCATCTTGTCCTTCAATAAGTGGTATTGCTTGTGTATAATCTGACGCATTGCCACCTGTAAGAATAAAACGAGTTGGACAGCCGAGGGCATCTGTGGTGGCATGGACTTTAGTTGAAAACCCACCTCTTGATCTACCAAATTTCTGCCACTGCTGCCCCCCGCGCGCCTGCTGCATGTTGATGCGCTCGAATGATTGTGCTGTCGACCATGAGCCATTCAGTGTCAGCATCAACAGCCAATGTATTGAATATCATTTGCCAGACGCCATTCTTTGACCAACGAATGAACCGTTTGTGCACCGTTGCCCACTTCCCATACTCACCGGGTAAGTCACGCCAAGGAGCACCCGTCTTTGCGATCCACATTACGGCGTCAATAAAAAGTCTATTATCAGATGCAGTTCTCCCTCTGTCACCAATCTTTCCAGGAAGTGCATCTTTGATCTTCTCCCACTGATCATCCCTAAGAGCATGTCTGCGTTCCATTGCAGTCCTCCTGTGCTGATCAATAGCACAGGAGGCTACTAATGTCGACAGGCCCTAGGCCGTGCCGACATTTATCTCAACAAGATGGCAATCGCGGCGACATCCAGGGACGAAAGGACGAGAGCTACCGTAAGATGCTCCGCGCATGGCCAAGGAAAGCGGGATTGAGTCTCCAGCGGCTAAAGATGTCGCTCGCTTGGGTCGTAAGCGTATGGGCATGACGCTCTCGAACGAAGACCGGACGCGTTCTAAACATGAACACCCCTTCCAGGAATCTGGAAGGGGTGTCACTGTTTGGGGAAGTCTCACCCATGGCGAGATACCTTCCAGAAGGAAGGCAGACTGGATGCTGGCGGTCAGACTGGGATAAGATCCAGTTATAAGGTGGAGGGGACGCTATTCCTTAACTTCAGCTAACCCCTTGAGCTTGTGGGCCATGGCAGCAAGGTCCGTTGTCGCTTTCGCGGAAAGAGCCATGCCCGAAGCGATTTCCCGGGATACGGCGTCCACCTCCTGAATATTGCGATTGACCGTGTCGCTGGTGACAGCTTGCTCTTCCGCCGCGCGGGCGATCATGCCCACCTGAGCCGATGTGGCTTCAACGAGGGGCACAATTTCCTCCAGGGCTTGGCCAGATTCAACAGCCAGGCCCGCAGCATGTTGGATGGCGCTGGAGGCTCTCTCCATGCCTTCTATGTTGGTTCCGACTCCATTCTGAATAAGTTTCACCGCTTGGCCAACTTCCTGGGTGGCGGACATGGTTTTCTCGGCCAGTTTTCGGACCTCATCGGCCACGACTGCGAATCCCCTGCCTGCCTCGCCCGCGCGGGCGGCTTCGATGGCTGCGTTCAAGGCCAGCAGGTTGGTCTGGTCTGCGATATCACTTATGACGTTGATGATTCTGCCGATGGACTCCGCTTGAACTCCCAGGGACGAAACGTTTTGCCGGAGTTCGCCAGACAGCGATTGGACATTTGCGATAGCATCAACCGAACTGGATACGACAGTGGCACCTTGCCTGGCTTTTTCACGCGCCTGATTCGCCAGTTGAGAGGCCCGCGATGCATTCCCAGCGACTTCGCCGATTTTTGAACTGATTTGTTCCATGGCTCCCACGCTCAAGGCGATCCGGTTGGTTTGAGCCGTGGCCCCTGAGGACACCTGCTCCATCTGGGTGGCGATGTTATCCGTGGCTTCTGCGATCAGTTGGGCCGCGCTGTCCGCCTCGAAATTGACATGGCGCACTCTTTCCAGGTGCTTGGCGACTTCCCTCTCGTGGAGGACCATTTCCGTGATGTCCCTGGCAACTTCCAAGAAGCCGATGGTATGGTGGCCTTCATCGAGCACGGCCACGGCATGGGGTTGGAAGAAAACCGATCCCGACTGCGTGTTGCATTCTATGATTCCAAGTTTTGCGCCTGCTTGGCTGCTGGGGTGGAAAGGCGTTCCACAGACACCGGCCTTGAAAGCCATTTTGCAGTTCTGCCCGATGAGAGATCCCTTGGGGACTTTTGCCAGACGGACGGCGGCGGCGTTTGCCAGCATCACTGCGTCATCTTCGCCTGTCATAAATATAGGGTCGGGCACCGCATTGAGCACTGCGTCGTTGAGGGCCAGAGACTTGCCTATCCGTTCCAAAAGATGATCAAGCGTACGAGAAAGCTCTGCGATTTCGTCATTTCCAGGAATGTTCACGCGCAGGTTGGTTTCACCCTCGGCGATACGAGCCGCCTGAGAGGCGATAGAACGCAGAGGCAGGATTACCCCTCGGCGAACGAAGAGGATCACCAGGAGGCATGTTGCGAGCGCTCCTAAGCCTGTGCTGCCCATGACAACGCGCATAAGGTCGACGGTATCGTCCGCATCGTTCGCCGCTTTGTGGGCCAACTCCGTTTGCCCGGTCCTAAGCTGCTCGATCCGTTCCTCCAGCCCTTCAAGAATGCTGGTGTTTTTCTCCTGTTTCTCGTGTCCCTTCTCCATGCCTTGTTGGCGGAAGACCGCCACGGCGTCGGTGTTTTCCTTCATGAAGCGCTGGAATAGCTCCTGAATCTCTGCGACCAGTTTCAGGTTCTCGGTGTCTGCCTCCTTCCGAAAGGTGGAGGAGAATCCCCCCGTCAGTTCCTGGAATTCCAGGGAGAGACGCTTGACTTCAGTTTCAGTCGCTGGATCGGGTTGATGCTGGGTAGACTGAGCGACAAAAAGCTGTTGTAAACGCAACAGATCATCGCCCATCTTGTCTGCTTTGAGGGCGTTGGGGAAGTATTCGTCCACCACGCTCATGACGCTTTTATCGACAGAAGAGATCAGAATGGCGCTGACAATGCCGTTGAGAATGAAGATGAGCGCTATGGCGACGAAACCCAGGGTAAGCTTGGTTCCGATTTTCCAGTTCCTGGTTGAAAACATGCTGTCTGCTCCTGGAAGCGGCGTTGACATTGAAATGGCGAAAAAATGGGGGAAGCCGTGAGACTTCCCCCGTTCTATCCGAATCCTGCGGCTAGTAGCCCATGCCCTGATGACCCATGCCCATTCCACCCATTCCCATGCTGCCGCCCATCATCGGGCAACTCATGCCGCCCATCATCCCCATGCCGCTCATGGCCGGGATGCCTTCCTTGGTCAGCTGGTTCTGGAGAGCCACCTGGGCCTCGAAGATCTTGGCGTTCAGGTCGGCGATATCCTTGGTCAGGGCCTGGACCTTCTTGTCGTCGGGCGTCGCGCTGTAGAGTTGGGCGTTCAGTTCGTACTGCTTCGCGGTCAACTGCTGGCGCATGGTGGCCGTCTTGGTGTTGAAGTCGGCGTATATCTTCTGGGCGGCGGCCTGCTTCTCAGGGGGCAGGTTCATCATCATGTTGCCGCCCATCATACCCTGTCCACCCATCATGCCCATGCCCTGTCCGCCCATCATGCCGGGACCCATCATCTGCGCGTTGGCCAGGCCGCTGAGGCCGAGAAGGGCCACCAGGGCCAGGGCCACAGTCAGGCCGGAAATGTGCTTGCGAGTCTTCATGGGAGTTCTCCTTGGTTAAAGTGTTGTGGATTGACTGAAAACCAGGGACTTGCCTCCATGGTTATCACGGTTAGAGGGCTGTTACCACAGGTAGCCGCCCCAACAACTACATCCGTTCTGGACGGCCTGCGGGGGGATTTTCCTGGCTCGCCATCCTGCAAGACAACGATGTTGCGCTACAAATTGTAACCATCAAGATTATTTGACTTAAGCTGCTGTTCCGTGCAACGGTCGTCATTCTGATGGAAACCCCTTTTCAATCGAGAAACGTCTGGTTCTCCCCCATGGTTTTATGACAGAGATGCTGACAATGAAGAACACAGCAAACAATTGTATGATGTCCATTGTGTTGCGCATAACATAGACTGGCAATGTTTCTGCTAACATTCCTTTGGCATTGTTAACGAATTCTCCATAAGAAAATAGCCTCTCCAGCCCGGGCATGTACCAAGCGAAGCCGAACGTTAAGTATGCAATGGTCATAATCCATTTGAAGACGATCCATTTATACTTGAGAAAACCAAATTTTGTGAGCGCAGCATAGGCAATTCCTGTGAGAAGGCAGCCGATGGCTGAGGGCGCGACGATGTAGTAGTCAATGTATGCTACTGACAAGCTGCTTGCATACAACTCGGACGCATTTTTCGGTTGAAAAAAACACTGTACGAGGGCGACGCTGGCTGTAGAGCCTCCCCATAAAGAGGCACAAAAAAGATGAAATATCTTGATCAGACGTTGCTGGCGCACAGTAATTTTTATTGGTGTCCAAGTTTGCAAACTGATTACATT harbors:
- a CDS encoding tetratricopeptide repeat protein — its product is MKNRTKAVTAYAEFPMRKLVVGMMAVGITAIFLTSFITGANVPLERQAQSKKSMKSDEMAAVPALMGRVQANPKDEEALLELAELFSRTENWEKSLFFWTKALELNPDNLGGHYHRAYSLVELQRYEEAISDYEFILKVKPDAYQAHYYLGVIYKHGLNKPDLAKKHLQQALATSPKDNDLIAEINKELSDMK
- a CDS encoding heme lyase CcmF/NrfE family subunit; this encodes MYLAAHGAMLVALLLSILAAGLACVEAWTGNEKGVPWLERMNMSAFILVTITSGILLQALVSRDFSLDYVAQYTDSTLPIFYTITAFWAGQAGSLLFWTLVMSLASVMFLFSDTYQEIAPRTRLYFWMFFLPLQAFFLLLLTGMSNPFVVLANPPVDGKGLNPLLRNIGMVLHPPLLFVGYAGFTIPACLALASTVAGERKSWVEAAHNWNVVSWALLTSGILLGGWWAYMELGWGGYWAWDPVENASLIPWFSATALLHTAMIERRFGALPRTNIFLACLTLLLCLFATYLVRSGVVESLHAFGEGGVGRPLILAISFGVAVSLAVASARPRGQSASLPVLGSRQGMIVLLVWLLVALGVVVLLGTIWPVISQLWESKPKGVNQAFYNTICLPLFTLMAMLLAVAPWLGWRGGLWKPKVALIPVAAWASVVGVGVWLDIKPMLAVAGVGAAAAVLVSLVMLAIVTPKAVRTRVFLSSHGSHLAFALIVLGVAVSGPFQKSREIPLSPGEGFSFGGYDFKYTGLRNTKSIEVAIDEAVIEVSKEGKRVGELTPQRRVYRNYDHPNSEVSTLFSLGEELYATIHDIEGERVQPLKVTINPMVNWVWIGSLGICLLPLLAWRTRRAQGGETHEE
- a CDS encoding periplasmic heavy metal sensor gives rise to the protein MKTRNRISALTLMLALVAVLGFAGFASAQGHGAGSPGMGMGMMGGNMMGLTPEKQAAAQKIYADHNAATVQLKQQLFAKQSELNAQLYGGATDDKKVQALTKEINDLNAKLFDSQVNLKRQLTKEGIPAMGGMGMGMGMGGMGCGMMNGGMGMGMHQ
- a CDS encoding transglutaminase-like domain-containing protein, encoding MHIRIFARSLASLVVGLLLSQAALAAPKGATVTYTVAPAVIDGSKTAQVWLPYPLSNENQTITGVTVGGNFTASAVYRDAKSSAVFLHAQWSDLKEKPVLTMRFHVTPDFSKGSKLKNSGEPIPADIRSRYLDEAPEGYFRQVAAKITRGRTSVLEKARAAYDWTIDNTFRDPEVKGCGLGLPGRTMTQGKGGGKCADISSVFVALARAAGVPAREVVGLRLAEPKDGEITSDFHCWAEFYLPGHGWVMVDPADVRKMMLVNKLELKDAENRKWREFFWNGDDLFRIVLNKDSREVELTPRQHGEALTYFMYPFGQVDGETLNFFDPKKFSYKVDLTLDR
- a CDS encoding IS5 family transposase (programmed frameshift); its protein translation is MERRHALRDDQWEKIKDALPGKIGDRGRTASDNRLFIDAVMWIAKTGAPWRDLPGEYGKWATVHKRFIRWSKNGVWQMIFNTLAVDADTEWLMVDSTIIRAHQHAAGARGGQQWQKFGRSRGGFSTKVHATTDALGCPTRFILTGGNASDYTQAIPLIEGQDAEHIVADKGYDSQAIIDAIEAKGAEPVIPPRGLRKTQREYDRYIYKERNVIERMFNKLKQFRRVSSRYDKLATSFLSFLHLAAIAVWLR
- a CDS encoding methyl-accepting chemotaxis protein produces the protein MFSTRNWKIGTKLTLGFVAIALIFILNGIVSAILISSVDKSVMSVVDEYFPNALKADKMGDDLLRLQQLFVAQSTQHQPDPATETEVKRLSLEFQELTGGFSSTFRKEADTENLKLVAEIQELFQRFMKENTDAVAVFRQQGMEKGHEKQEKNTSILEGLEERIEQLRTGQTELAHKAANDADDTVDLMRVVMGSTGLGALATCLLVILFVRRGVILPLRSIASQAARIAEGETNLRVNIPGNDEIAELSRTLDHLLERIGKSLALNDAVLNAVPDPIFMTGEDDAVMLANAAAVRLAKVPKGSLIGQNCKMAFKAGVCGTPFHPSSQAGAKLGIIECNTQSGSVFFQPHAVAVLDEGHHTIGFLEVARDITEMVLHEREVAKHLERVRHVNFEADSAAQLIAEATDNIATQMEQVSSGATAQTNRIALSVGAMEQISSKIGEVAGNASRASQLANQAREKARQGATVVSSSVDAIANVQSLSGELRQNVSSLGVQAESIGRIINVISDIADQTNLLALNAAIEAARAGEAGRGFAVVADEVRKLAEKTMSATQEVGQAVKLIQNGVGTNIEGMERASSAIQHAAGLAVESGQALEEIVPLVEATSAQVGMIARAAEEQAVTSDTVNRNIQEVDAVSREIASGMALSAKATTDLAAMAHKLKGLAEVKE
- a CDS encoding periplasmic heavy metal sensor yields the protein MKTRKHISGLTVALALVALLGLSGLANAQMMGPGMMGGQGMGMMGGQGMMGGNMMMNLPPEKQAAAQKIYADFNTKTATMRQQLTAKQYELNAQLYSATPDDKKVQALTKDIADLNAKIFEAQVALQNQLTKEGIPAMSGMGMMGGMSCPMMGGSMGMGGMGMGHQGMGY